A genomic window from Thermoanaerobaculia bacterium includes:
- a CDS encoding dodecin family protein yields MSSVARVTEISARSEKSFEEAIRTGISRASKTLRNVTSAWVKEQRLDIEKGKIKEYQVNLLVTFVLED; encoded by the coding sequence ATGAGCTCAGTCGCTCGCGTCACCGAAATCAGCGCCCGGTCCGAGAAGAGCTTCGAGGAGGCCATCCGGACCGGCATCTCCCGGGCCTCGAAGACGCTTCGAAACGTCACGTCGGCCTGGGTGAAGGAACAGAGGCTCGACATCGAGAAGGGAAAGATCAAGGAATATCAGGTCAACCTGCTCGTGACGTTCGTTCTCGAGGACTGA
- a CDS encoding class I SAM-dependent methyltransferase, with protein sequence MSFDSRFRRFVRATVPFPVRRVVHRVRAQPFKLWDLLPDLADLVRIVGPPPLPPPALRGRVSWTTSRKEFRRVGSQGAADVEAAFSRARRTGEDYRRWLDFGCGCGRLSRHLATGDRARRLTGVDVDVPAVAWAAHQLRGRFFPIGETPPMALPPASFDVAVAVSVFTHLPENAQRQWREELHRVLRPGGLLIATTLPPRLVSMVPDLAPEQSDELDRRGFLYAPGPGPFNQNAAFHSREFLEATWQPLFRLREFRPAGMTNFQDLSVWEA encoded by the coding sequence TTGTCGTTCGACTCCCGCTTCCGGCGTTTCGTGCGCGCGACGGTGCCGTTTCCCGTCCGCCGCGTCGTCCATCGGGTGCGCGCCCAGCCGTTCAAATTGTGGGACCTGCTCCCCGACCTCGCCGATCTGGTCCGGATCGTCGGTCCGCCTCCGCTGCCGCCGCCGGCCCTTCGGGGCCGCGTCTCGTGGACGACGAGCCGGAAAGAATTCCGGCGCGTCGGGAGTCAGGGAGCGGCCGACGTGGAAGCGGCGTTCTCGCGCGCTCGCCGCACCGGCGAGGATTACCGCCGCTGGCTCGATTTCGGGTGCGGGTGCGGGCGCCTGTCGCGACATCTGGCGACGGGGGATCGGGCTCGCCGCCTGACGGGTGTGGATGTCGACGTGCCCGCCGTTGCCTGGGCGGCGCATCAACTCCGCGGGCGATTCTTTCCGATCGGGGAGACCCCTCCGATGGCGCTTCCGCCGGCATCGTTCGACGTCGCGGTGGCGGTGTCCGTGTTCACGCACCTCCCCGAAAATGCGCAGCGGCAATGGCGCGAAGAGCTCCATCGGGTGCTCCGCCCGGGGGGCCTCCTGATCGCGACGACGCTTCCTCCCCGGCTGGTGTCGATGGTGCCGGACCTCGCGCCCGAGCAGAGCGACGAGCTCGACCGCCGCGGTTTCCTCTACGCGCCGGGTCCCGGCCCGTTCAATCAGAACGCGGCGTTCCACAGCCGGGAGTTCCTCGAGGCGACCTGGCAGCCGCTGTTCCGGCTGCGCGAGTTCCGTCCGGCGGGCATGACGAACTTCCAGGATCTTTCCGTCTGGGAGGCATGA
- a CDS encoding nuclear transport factor 2 family protein has protein sequence MKRTRSALAGALVLIGAGIAMTTPATSLGNAAEDEKSVAALDTEYQAAVERNDAATMDRILADDMVLVVGKGTVYTKADLLKSARDRDAVYEKQVEIENSQKVRVWGDTAVVTAKLWLKGTSGGKAFDRKLWFSDTYVRTKKGWKYVFGQSSIALPAE, from the coding sequence ATGAAGCGGACCCGATCGGCGCTGGCCGGAGCTCTCGTTTTGATCGGCGCAGGAATCGCGATGACGACACCCGCGACGTCCCTGGGGAATGCGGCGGAAGACGAAAAGTCCGTCGCCGCTCTCGACACGGAATACCAGGCCGCCGTCGAGCGGAACGACGCGGCCACGATGGACCGGATCCTCGCCGACGACATGGTCCTCGTGGTCGGGAAGGGAACCGTCTACACGAAAGCCGATCTCCTCAAATCCGCGCGCGACCGCGACGCGGTGTACGAGAAGCAGGTCGAGATCGAGAACTCGCAGAAGGTGCGGGTCTGGGGCGACACCGCCGTCGTGACGGCCAAGCTCTGGCTCAAGGGCACGTCGGGCGGAAAGGCGTTCGACCGGAAGCTCTGGTTCTCCGACACCTACGTCCGAACGAAGAAGGGCTGGAAATACGTTTTCGGCCAGTCCTCGATCGCGCTGCCCGCCGAGTAG
- a CDS encoding cupin domain-containing protein yields MRYLIFVSCAMLACGSGTTPDHARSADSPFAAASGVTRADGGKGTYRIVPLGPMTGDVEILNGDPEKAGEPFVMRIHELPGAIVPLHSHPVDENITVVQGSWYFAVGDTWDRAALRELRPGDYAFAPGGSTMFGYCPDGAVVQIHGVGPFRIHWRHGVKTIRDPDAGSTFVFGRGERVRCPRGTGVIREGYASGEIIQYEIEGEAGGRFMASQHELRRD; encoded by the coding sequence ATGCGATATCTGATCTTCGTCTCCTGCGCGATGCTGGCGTGCGGCTCCGGGACGACCCCGGACCACGCCCGCAGTGCCGATTCCCCCTTCGCCGCGGCTTCCGGAGTGACCCGCGCGGATGGCGGCAAGGGGACTTACCGGATCGTTCCGCTCGGCCCGATGACGGGCGACGTCGAAATCCTGAACGGCGATCCGGAGAAGGCCGGCGAACCGTTCGTGATGAGAATCCACGAGCTTCCCGGAGCGATCGTCCCTCTCCATTCGCATCCCGTCGACGAGAACATCACGGTGGTGCAGGGGAGCTGGTACTTCGCGGTCGGGGACACCTGGGACCGGGCGGCGCTCAGGGAGCTGCGCCCGGGCGACTACGCCTTCGCCCCCGGGGGATCGACGATGTTCGGGTACTGTCCCGACGGGGCCGTGGTGCAGATCCACGGCGTGGGTCCTTTCCGGATTCACTGGCGGCACGGAGTGAAGACGATCCGCGATCCGGACGCCGGCTCCACGTTCGTCTTCGGACGGGGCGAGAGGGTCCGTTGCCCGCGGGGGACGGGCGTGATCCGCGAGGGATACGCTTCCGGCGAGATCATCCAGTACGAGATCGAAGGAGAGGCCGGAGGCCGTTTCATGGCGAGCCAGCACGAGCTGAGGCGGGACTGA
- a CDS encoding PLP-dependent aminotransferase family protein, which translates to MKRAGGRLVVPVAERVSAGTPLRAQIYRDLRGAILEGRLKPGERLPSTRMLSAEMSVSRNTTEGAYEQLVAEGYLSRRIGSGTFVASCLPGRPLGTASRPVPVRAAAPPRGLSSRGRSLARSLTCNDPLSVRAFGAGFPALDEFPAALWRRLTARRLRASGAELLGYGDPAGYPPLREAIARYVSESRGVRCRPEDVIVLTSSLQAIGLAARMLLERGDPVWIENPFFPGALSALESAGARLHAIPVDAEGIRVDEGERAAREARLAYVTPSHQYPTGMTMSLERRLALLDWARRANAWILEDDYDSEFRYEGRPIAAIHGLDRAGRVLYLGTFTKSLFPSIRVAYLVVPPSLASPFVHARRQLDGHTATFPQAVIADFMNDGHFAAHLRRMRAIYRSRRDALVDALDRELRGRVRVGPADGGFQIVLGLDADEDDRAVARRAAIGGIDVTPLSRCTLGKGEPALILGYSALTPEAIRAGVRALAKVLRAAPGDRPLSRPERAGSGRARVRELPGREGPVSPRERTSRAG; encoded by the coding sequence GTGAAGCGCGCGGGGGGCCGTCTCGTCGTTCCGGTCGCCGAGCGCGTCTCCGCGGGAACGCCGCTCCGTGCGCAGATCTATCGCGATCTCCGCGGCGCGATTCTCGAGGGAAGGCTCAAACCCGGCGAGCGCCTGCCGTCGACCCGGATGCTCTCCGCGGAGATGAGCGTGTCGCGCAACACGACGGAGGGAGCGTACGAGCAGCTCGTCGCGGAAGGGTATCTCTCCCGGCGGATCGGTTCGGGCACGTTCGTCGCGTCGTGCCTTCCCGGACGGCCGCTCGGGACGGCTTCGCGTCCCGTCCCGGTTCGCGCCGCCGCGCCGCCGCGCGGCCTGTCCTCGCGCGGCCGCTCGCTCGCCCGCTCGCTCACGTGCAACGATCCGCTGTCGGTCCGCGCGTTCGGCGCGGGGTTTCCCGCCCTCGACGAATTTCCGGCGGCTCTCTGGCGGCGGCTGACCGCGCGCCGCCTCCGCGCCTCGGGCGCGGAGCTCCTCGGGTACGGCGATCCCGCCGGGTATCCGCCGCTCCGCGAGGCGATCGCGCGGTACGTGTCCGAGTCCCGCGGCGTCCGCTGCCGCCCGGAGGACGTGATCGTCCTCACGAGCTCGCTCCAGGCGATCGGGCTCGCGGCGCGGATGCTCCTCGAGCGCGGCGATCCCGTCTGGATCGAGAACCCCTTCTTTCCGGGAGCGCTCTCCGCCCTCGAGTCCGCGGGCGCGCGTCTGCACGCGATTCCGGTCGACGCCGAGGGAATCCGGGTGGACGAAGGAGAGCGCGCCGCGCGCGAGGCGCGGCTCGCCTACGTCACGCCCTCTCACCAGTATCCGACCGGCATGACGATGTCTCTCGAGCGGCGGCTCGCGCTCCTCGACTGGGCCCGGCGCGCCAACGCGTGGATCCTCGAGGACGACTACGACAGCGAGTTCCGGTACGAAGGCCGGCCGATCGCCGCGATCCACGGTCTCGACCGGGCGGGTCGCGTGCTCTATCTCGGGACGTTCACGAAATCGCTCTTTCCTTCGATCCGCGTCGCCTATCTCGTCGTTCCCCCGTCGCTCGCGTCGCCGTTCGTCCACGCGCGGCGGCAGCTCGACGGCCACACGGCGACGTTCCCGCAGGCCGTGATCGCGGATTTCATGAACGACGGCCATTTCGCGGCGCATCTGCGTCGAATGCGGGCGATCTACCGCTCTCGCCGGGATGCGCTCGTCGACGCCCTCGACCGCGAGCTGCGCGGCCGCGTGCGCGTCGGACCCGCCGACGGGGGATTCCAGATCGTCCTCGGACTCGACGCGGACGAAGACGACCGCGCCGTCGCCCGGCGCGCCGCGATCGGCGGAATCGACGTCACTCCGCTTTCCCGCTGCACGCTGGGAAAAGGAGAGCCGGCGCTCATCCTCGGGTATTCGGCCTTGACGCCCGAGGCGATCCGGGCGGGAGTTCGCGCTCTGGCGAAGGTATTGCGCGCGGCGCCCGGCGATCGCCCCCTCTCCCGGCCGGAGAGGGCAGGTTCCGGACGCGCGCGCGTGCGGGAGCTCCCGGGTCGAGAAGGCCCGGTCAGTCCTCGAGAACGAACGTCACGAGCAGGTTGA
- the tsaA gene encoding tRNA (N6-threonylcarbamoyladenosine(37)-N6)-methyltransferase TrmO, whose amino-acid sequence MTFPMRSIGVVRSPYADTSEIPKGAGAKHEAEGVLEIDRDLEKGLADIEGFSHLFVVWVFDRSEGVELVGTPPTDDRPHGVFATRSPYRPNPIGLTVVRLLGRDGNRLRVRGIDMLDGTPILDIKPYLSSIPPEQLKRGWLEDAERRRAGEKREK is encoded by the coding sequence ATGACGTTCCCGATGCGTTCGATCGGTGTCGTCCGAAGCCCGTACGCGGACACCTCGGAGATCCCGAAGGGCGCGGGCGCCAAACACGAAGCGGAAGGCGTTCTGGAGATCGACCGCGATCTGGAGAAGGGGCTGGCGGATATCGAAGGCTTCTCGCATCTCTTCGTCGTCTGGGTCTTCGACCGCTCGGAGGGCGTCGAGCTCGTGGGCACGCCGCCGACCGACGACCGCCCGCACGGCGTCTTCGCGACGCGCTCCCCGTATCGCCCGAACCCGATCGGCCTGACGGTGGTCCGGCTCCTGGGCCGCGACGGAAATCGCCTGCGCGTGCGCGGCATCGACATGCTCGACGGGACGCCGATCCTGGACATCAAGCCTTATCTCTCGAGCATTCCCCCGGAGCAGTTGAAGCGCGGCTGGCTGGAAGATGCCGAGCGAAGGCGGGCAGGGGAAAAGAGGGAGAAGTGA
- a CDS encoding Spy/CpxP family protein refolding chaperone, with translation MSTKMNAGRTIARGIAAAALFAVQAMASPAIASGRPAAPDRMVNMMASRLNLTGAQIQQVREIFDAHHDQMKLQFQSLRAARQALRQATLATPVNEGAIRNAAQALAQAEGDAALLRAQVRAQIVPLLDAGQQQKFATFGADPRGRWHGHGPALSE, from the coding sequence ATGTCCACGAAAATGAACGCCGGAAGAACGATCGCTCGAGGCATCGCCGCCGCTGCTCTCTTCGCCGTGCAAGCAATGGCTTCACCGGCGATCGCTTCGGGCCGTCCCGCAGCCCCGGACCGGATGGTGAACATGATGGCGAGCCGGCTGAACCTGACCGGCGCGCAGATCCAGCAGGTTCGGGAGATCTTCGACGCGCATCACGACCAGATGAAGTTGCAGTTCCAGTCGCTTCGCGCGGCCCGGCAGGCTCTTCGCCAGGCGACGCTCGCCACCCCGGTCAACGAAGGCGCGATCCGCAACGCCGCCCAGGCGCTGGCCCAGGCGGAGGGAGATGCCGCGTTGCTGAGGGCGCAGGTCCGTGCGCAGATCGTGCCGCTCCTCGATGCCGGCCAGCAGCAGAAGTTCGCCACCTTCGGCGCGGACCCGCGCGGACGCTGGCACGGGCACGGTCCGGCCCTCTCGGAATAA
- a CDS encoding protein kinase gives MPLTAGSRLGPYEILAPLGAGGMGEVYRAHDTRLGREVAIKVIPEAFARDPDRLARFEREARSASSLSDPHIVVVHDIGEENGVRYFAAELVEGPDLRTIMDRGPMPLRRILDLGAQIAEGLAAAHEKGILHRDLKPENILVSKDRLAKIADFGLAKIADVSTSGASQTPTAAAESTGTGIVMGTVSYMSPEQARGAVVDHRSDQFALGAILYEMAAGRKAFARPTAAETMTAILREEPEALATAAPASPAPLRWIVERLLAKEPQDRYDSTRDLARELASVRDHLSTSSLSGAALPISAGPVRRRGAMPFLLGAILGAFIVAAGFLVFRSPKSTEPVRFRYLTYSGHDRDPAVSPDGRTVAFSSDRDGKPRIWLKQLDGGGEAPLTSGPGDMVPRFAPNGASILFTRTDGKGSALYRSAVVGGEARKIIDGAVEGDWAPDGNRIAIVKTYQGGAGVTMAIVDASSGSANDLVNFPARFFQHPRWSPDGRYISAVETGVGGSKKSVIVVDAATGKVKELPVAGIHGIISAAPWNAGGKEVVYSPAESVVASVVGSAGEIVAQNVDTGKVRRLAWAQESGETLDILGDGSVVFDTNSVRENLRELPIEGGTALPSVARWLTEGNATDRQPAYSPDGKWVVFSSTRSGNLDLWKVSTENGEMRQLTDDAAQDWDPAFTRDGRGLLWSSNRSGAFEIWTADADGSGARAITRSGLDSENPTQTGDGKWIVFLQGSGPKPGYWKIHPDGTGAQAISAFGGIPDTSPDGKHVISFMISRSIADLSVTTVRTDDGKPDDYRADIPQGGFSFTRITVGRGRWMPDGKSILVLTRDPQGRFVIDRFPFAPDAGRVTGKPFVPPFDSSVAIESFGVSPDGRRIAIAAVARTNSLMVATNLPGIARPKR, from the coding sequence ATGCCGCTCACTGCCGGGTCCCGCCTCGGCCCCTACGAGATCCTGGCTCCGCTGGGCGCCGGCGGGATGGGGGAGGTTTATCGGGCGCACGACACCCGACTCGGCCGCGAAGTCGCGATCAAGGTCATCCCCGAGGCGTTCGCGCGCGATCCGGACCGCCTCGCCCGCTTCGAGCGCGAGGCGCGGTCGGCGTCGTCGCTCTCCGACCCGCACATCGTCGTCGTTCACGACATCGGCGAGGAGAACGGCGTTCGGTACTTTGCGGCCGAGCTCGTCGAGGGGCCCGACCTCCGCACGATCATGGATCGCGGGCCGATGCCGCTCCGGCGGATCCTCGACCTCGGCGCGCAGATCGCCGAAGGACTCGCGGCCGCCCACGAGAAGGGGATCCTGCACCGGGATCTGAAGCCGGAAAACATCCTCGTCTCCAAGGACCGGCTCGCGAAGATCGCCGACTTCGGACTCGCCAAGATCGCGGACGTTTCGACTTCCGGCGCCTCGCAAACTCCGACCGCGGCCGCCGAGAGCACGGGGACCGGGATCGTCATGGGGACCGTCTCCTACATGTCGCCCGAGCAGGCGCGGGGAGCGGTCGTCGATCATCGTTCGGACCAGTTCGCGCTCGGCGCCATTCTTTACGAGATGGCGGCGGGACGGAAGGCCTTCGCGCGGCCGACCGCCGCCGAGACGATGACCGCGATCCTTCGCGAAGAGCCGGAGGCGCTCGCGACCGCGGCGCCGGCCAGTCCGGCCCCGCTTCGCTGGATCGTCGAGCGCCTCCTCGCGAAGGAGCCGCAGGACCGCTACGACTCGACGCGCGATCTCGCGAGGGAGCTCGCGAGCGTTCGCGACCACCTCTCGACGTCGAGCCTTTCCGGCGCGGCGTTGCCGATCTCCGCCGGTCCGGTTCGGCGGCGAGGTGCGATGCCGTTCCTCCTCGGTGCGATCCTCGGCGCGTTCATCGTCGCCGCCGGATTCCTCGTTTTCCGTTCGCCGAAGTCCACCGAGCCCGTGCGCTTCCGCTATCTCACCTACTCCGGGCACGACCGCGACCCAGCGGTTTCCCCGGACGGCCGGACCGTCGCGTTCTCCTCCGATCGGGACGGGAAGCCCCGGATCTGGCTGAAGCAGCTGGACGGCGGCGGAGAGGCTCCGCTCACCTCCGGGCCCGGCGACATGGTTCCCCGCTTTGCGCCGAACGGTGCTTCCATCCTGTTCACCCGGACCGACGGCAAGGGCTCCGCGCTTTACCGGTCGGCGGTCGTCGGCGGGGAGGCCCGCAAGATCATCGACGGCGCCGTCGAGGGCGACTGGGCGCCCGACGGGAATCGAATCGCGATCGTGAAGACCTACCAGGGCGGAGCCGGAGTGACGATGGCGATCGTGGACGCGTCCTCCGGCTCGGCAAACGATCTGGTGAATTTCCCCGCGCGATTCTTCCAGCATCCCCGATGGTCTCCCGACGGCCGGTACATCTCGGCGGTGGAAACGGGCGTCGGCGGCTCGAAGAAATCGGTGATCGTCGTCGACGCCGCGACCGGAAAGGTGAAGGAGCTGCCGGTCGCGGGGATCCACGGGATCATCTCGGCGGCGCCCTGGAACGCGGGCGGAAAGGAAGTCGTGTACTCGCCGGCGGAGTCCGTCGTGGCGTCCGTCGTCGGGAGCGCCGGCGAAATCGTCGCCCAGAACGTCGATACCGGAAAGGTTCGGCGTCTCGCCTGGGCCCAGGAAAGCGGGGAGACCCTCGATATCCTGGGCGACGGCAGCGTCGTCTTCGACACGAACTCCGTGCGGGAAAACCTGCGCGAGCTTCCGATCGAGGGGGGAACCGCGCTGCCTTCGGTCGCTCGGTGGCTCACGGAGGGTAACGCGACCGACCGGCAGCCCGCTTATTCGCCCGACGGGAAGTGGGTCGTCTTTTCGTCGACCCGCAGCGGGAACCTCGATCTGTGGAAGGTCTCGACGGAGAATGGCGAGATGCGCCAGCTCACCGACGACGCTGCGCAGGACTGGGATCCGGCGTTCACGCGCGACGGTCGCGGCCTCCTGTGGAGCTCGAACCGGTCGGGAGCCTTCGAGATCTGGACCGCGGACGCCGACGGAAGCGGGGCGCGCGCGATTACCCGTTCCGGCCTCGACTCCGAGAACCCGACGCAGACCGGCGACGGAAAGTGGATCGTGTTCCTGCAGGGATCGGGTCCGAAGCCCGGTTACTGGAAGATTCATCCGGACGGAACCGGGGCCCAGGCCATTTCGGCATTCGGGGGGATACCGGACACATCTCCGGACGGGAAGCACGTCATCTCTTTCATGATCTCGCGGTCGATCGCCGACCTGTCGGTCACGACCGTCCGGACCGACGATGGGAAACCGGACGATTACCGGGCCGACATTCCGCAGGGGGGATTCTCGTTCACGAGGATCACGGTGGGCCGCGGCCGCTGGATGCCGGACGGCAAGTCGATCCTGGTCCTCACGAGGGATCCGCAGGGAAGATTCGTGATCGACCGGTTTCCGTTCGCCCCCGACGCGGGACGCGTGACCGGAAAGCCGTTCGTTCCTCCTTTCGACTCCTCCGTTGCGATCGAGTCGTTCGGCGTTTCGCCGGACGGTCGGAGAATCGCCATCGCGGCCGTCGCCCGGACGAACAGCCTGATGGTGGCGACGAACCTTCCCGGGATTGCGCGGCCGAAGCGGTAG
- a CDS encoding rhodanese-like domain-containing protein has protein sequence MAGNPPSLVLEYPPAPAASSAEHFRDALRRSTDPSDVHADRESGAARFTLVDARSPEAYVRGHVPGAVNLPHRRIDAETASRFSKEVPIVTYCDGTHCNASTKAALKLAELGFLVKEMIGGMDGWVRDGFAVETGADDDRELPAAASFTGSKAVCGC, from the coding sequence ATGGCCGGAAATCCCCCGTCGCTCGTCCTCGAATATCCGCCGGCTCCCGCGGCATCTTCCGCGGAGCATTTCCGCGATGCGCTCCGCCGGTCGACGGACCCGTCCGACGTGCATGCGGACCGGGAATCGGGCGCCGCTCGCTTCACCCTCGTCGACGCGCGTTCTCCGGAGGCCTACGTCCGGGGCCACGTGCCGGGCGCGGTCAACCTGCCGCACCGCCGGATCGACGCGGAGACGGCGTCGCGGTTCTCGAAGGAAGTGCCGATCGTGACCTACTGCGACGGAACGCACTGCAACGCCTCGACGAAGGCGGCGTTGAAGCTCGCGGAGCTCGGTTTCCTCGTCAAAGAAATGATCGGGGGCATGGACGGCTGGGTTCGCGACGGCTTCGCGGTCGAGACCGGCGCCGACGACGACCGGGAGCTCCCGGCCGCCGCCTCGTTCACCGGCTCGAAAGCCGTCTGCGGATGCTGA